One Parageobacillus sp. KH3-4 genomic region harbors:
- a CDS encoding Gfo/Idh/MocA family oxidoreductase, whose protein sequence is MPQVKIGILGAGGIAKVHTSILKRDERVQIVGIADIVEERAVNLAKEAGSAKAVSSLDDLFELGVDAVYVTTPNTLHVEPVLKCLQQNVHVFSEKPMATSLEEAEQIKKAAETSKAIYNLGMNRRYASVYKKVKELIASGEVTPYLANVKMNRGELLNPAWTADPKVTGGFLYETPFHLMDMCRYLFGEVQTVYCEARQNISKEELDTFAIMMTFESGTIANFVTYAHAGWSFPFESLEVYGKYCTIATQELEKVMYAPGLQQPAQISDFYQLSIEEKWGYVEEDRLFIDAIIHGTKPPVTAEDGFRSIQLLEAIYESAKTGKMIDFRQAASSQ, encoded by the coding sequence ATGCCGCAAGTAAAAATAGGAATCTTGGGTGCAGGAGGAATTGCGAAGGTACATACATCGATTCTTAAAAGAGATGAACGAGTACAGATTGTCGGAATAGCAGACATTGTAGAGGAACGAGCAGTAAACTTGGCAAAAGAAGCAGGAAGTGCCAAGGCAGTTAGTAGTTTAGATGATTTGTTTGAACTTGGTGTTGATGCTGTATACGTTACAACTCCAAATACGTTGCATGTTGAACCTGTATTGAAATGTTTACAACAAAACGTTCATGTATTTTCAGAAAAACCAATGGCTACATCTTTGGAAGAAGCGGAACAAATAAAAAAAGCTGCGGAAACATCAAAAGCAATATACAATCTGGGAATGAATCGCCGATATGCGTCTGTTTATAAAAAGGTAAAAGAGCTCATTGCTTCGGGAGAAGTAACTCCGTATTTAGCAAACGTTAAAATGAATCGCGGTGAATTATTAAATCCTGCTTGGACAGCCGATCCGAAGGTGACGGGTGGATTCCTTTATGAAACCCCTTTCCATCTGATGGATATGTGTCGTTATTTATTTGGAGAAGTGCAAACAGTTTATTGTGAAGCTAGACAAAATATTTCCAAAGAGGAATTAGATACATTTGCGATTATGATGACTTTTGAATCAGGGACTATCGCAAATTTTGTTACTTATGCTCATGCTGGATGGAGTTTCCCGTTCGAAAGTTTGGAGGTTTATGGGAAATATTGTACGATTGCTACTCAAGAGCTAGAAAAGGTGATGTATGCTCCAGGATTGCAGCAACCAGCTCAGATTAGCGATTTTTATCAATTATCCATTGAAGAAAAGTGGGGATATGTGGAGGAAGATCGTCTATTTATCGATGCCATTATTCATGGAACGAAACCTCCTGTTACGGCAGAGGACGGATTTCGCTCCATTCAGCTATTGGAAGCGATTTATGAAAGTGCTAAAACTGGAAAAATGATCGACTTTCGTCAAGCGGCTTCATCACAATAA
- the xylB gene encoding xylulokinase: MDHVIGVDLGTSAVKVLLVDRNGNVKGEWTETYPLYQLQSGYSEQNPEDWVEKTIVALRKLLEVSHVSPDSVSGLSFSGQMHGLVLLDKERNVLRNAILWNDTRTTEECREIEEKVGKETLLSITKNRALEGFTLPKLLWVKKHEPHLYQRAYTFLLPKDYVRFRLTGQIAMEYSDAAGTLLLDIENKTWSKPICDVLGIDAQLCPPLVESTAYVGTLLPEIAEETGLSTNVKVFAGGADNACGAVGAGILSEGRMMCSIGTSGVVLAYEQTGEKDFAGKVHYFNHAKPNAYYIMGVTLAAGYSFDWWKRTFMEDIPFADIVKRAYESPIGANGLLFAPYLVGERTPYADADIRASFIGIDSSQTKWDFARAVMEGITFSLNESVEMMKASGKTVESVVSIGGGAKSKEWLQLQADIFAIPVAKLKNEQGPGLGAAMIAAYGCGWFDSLEQCSDVFKQVELVVEPQKEAVARYRELFAIYREIYPQTKEITKKLKAFRN; the protein is encoded by the coding sequence GTGGATCACGTCATTGGTGTGGATTTAGGGACAAGTGCAGTAAAGGTGCTGCTTGTGGATCGGAATGGAAATGTCAAGGGAGAGTGGACAGAAACTTATCCCTTATATCAGCTCCAGTCCGGATATAGCGAACAAAATCCTGAGGATTGGGTAGAAAAAACGATTGTTGCTTTAAGAAAGTTATTGGAAGTTTCCCATGTTTCTCCTGACTCTGTTAGTGGATTGAGTTTTTCCGGCCAGATGCACGGACTTGTGCTTTTAGATAAGGAACGGAACGTACTGCGAAATGCGATTCTGTGGAACGATACGCGGACAACGGAAGAATGCCGGGAAATTGAGGAGAAAGTGGGAAAAGAAACGTTATTATCGATTACGAAAAACCGTGCGTTAGAAGGATTTACCTTGCCGAAGCTGTTATGGGTGAAAAAGCATGAGCCGCATCTTTATCAGCGTGCGTACACGTTTTTGCTGCCGAAGGATTACGTCCGTTTCCGTCTTACGGGGCAAATTGCGATGGAATATTCCGATGCGGCAGGGACGTTGTTGTTAGATATTGAAAATAAGACATGGAGCAAGCCTATTTGCGACGTCCTTGGCATTGATGCTCAGCTGTGCCCTCCTTTAGTCGAATCAACGGCATATGTCGGAACATTGCTTCCGGAAATCGCGGAAGAAACTGGATTATCTACGAATGTAAAAGTTTTTGCCGGCGGTGCCGACAATGCTTGCGGTGCAGTTGGCGCTGGCATTTTATCGGAAGGGCGCATGATGTGCAGCATCGGTACATCCGGTGTCGTTTTGGCGTACGAGCAAACAGGAGAGAAAGATTTTGCTGGAAAAGTTCATTATTTTAATCATGCCAAGCCGAATGCCTACTATATTATGGGAGTGACATTGGCCGCCGGGTATAGTTTTGATTGGTGGAAGCGCACGTTTATGGAAGACATCCCGTTTGCCGATATTGTCAAACGTGCCTATGAATCACCGATTGGCGCCAATGGCTTGTTGTTTGCCCCATATTTGGTCGGGGAACGAACTCCTTATGCCGATGCCGATATCCGCGCCTCCTTTATCGGGATCGATTCTTCGCAAACGAAGTGGGATTTTGCGCGCGCAGTGATGGAAGGAATCACCTTTTCGCTAAATGAATCGGTGGAGATGATGAAGGCAAGCGGAAAAACGGTCGAGTCGGTCGTTTCCATCGGCGGGGGAGCGAAAAGCAAGGAGTGGCTGCAATTGCAGGCAGACATCTTTGCGATCCCAGTGGCAAAATTAAAAAATGAGCAAGGCCCAGGGCTAGGGGCGGCAATGATTGCTGCGTATGGCTGCGGCTGGTTTGATTCGCTCGAGCAATGTTCGGACGTGTTTAAGCAGGTAGAGCTTGTTGTTGAGCCGCAAAAAGAGGCGGTAGCACGTTACCGGGAGTTATTTGCTATTTACCGTGAGATTTATCCGCAAACAAAAGAGATTACGAAAAAGTTAAAAGCATTTCGGAACTAA
- a CDS encoding sugar ABC transporter substrate-binding protein, with the protein MKIQKKWISFTLLLLLSFAMLVGCSGKQETVTTSGDKSGKIVIGAALPDFDDKWLSYLQDGMKEYEKTQKDVEVVYVDAMNDASKQLSQVENFIQQKVDAIVLIPVDTVSAPEMVDRANQANIPIVVVNRIFDGVDKATAYVGSESIKAGIMQMEEVAKILGGKGNIAIINGQMGHEAQIKRTEGNKQVIKKYPDMKVVLEGTAEWDRAKAMSLMENWLQSGKKIDAVVANNDEMAIGAIMALEDAGKLNDVVVAGVDATPDALEYVKKGKLKVTVFQNAKGQGQLGLEVAIKAAKGEKVEKFNWIPYELVTKDNVEEYIKKWK; encoded by the coding sequence ATGAAGATTCAAAAAAAATGGATTTCGTTCACGCTTTTACTGCTGCTTAGTTTTGCTATGCTAGTCGGATGTAGTGGAAAACAGGAAACGGTTACAACATCGGGAGATAAGTCAGGAAAAATCGTGATTGGAGCAGCTTTGCCGGATTTTGATGATAAATGGCTCAGCTATTTGCAAGATGGAATGAAAGAATATGAAAAAACGCAAAAAGATGTCGAGGTGGTCTATGTTGATGCAATGAATGATGCCAGTAAGCAGTTATCTCAAGTCGAAAATTTTATTCAGCAAAAAGTCGATGCAATCGTATTAATACCGGTAGATACAGTTTCTGCACCAGAAATGGTTGATAGAGCAAATCAAGCTAATATTCCTATTGTAGTTGTTAATAGAATTTTTGATGGTGTAGATAAGGCTACTGCTTATGTTGGCTCCGAATCGATTAAGGCAGGAATCATGCAAATGGAAGAAGTAGCAAAAATTTTGGGTGGAAAAGGAAATATTGCGATTATAAACGGACAAATGGGGCATGAAGCACAAATCAAACGTACAGAAGGGAATAAGCAAGTAATCAAAAAATATCCTGATATGAAGGTTGTATTAGAGGGAACAGCAGAATGGGATCGAGCCAAAGCCATGTCGCTAATGGAAAACTGGTTGCAATCCGGTAAGAAAATTGATGCTGTTGTCGCTAATAACGATGAAATGGCGATTGGGGCAATAATGGCCTTAGAAGATGCAGGAAAATTAAATGATGTAGTTGTAGCTGGAGTAGATGCTACGCCAGACGCGTTAGAATACGTAAAGAAAGGAAAATTAAAGGTTACTGTTTTCCAAAATGCGAAAGGGCAAGGTCAACTAGGATTAGAAGTAGCTATTAAAGCAGCAAAAGGAGAAAAAGTAGAAAAGTTCAACTGGATTCCGTACGAACTAGTGACAAAAGATAATGTAGAAGAGTATATCAAAAAATGGAAATAA
- a CDS encoding sugar ABC transporter permease: MKSSVSFQAPVDSGKLRRMRSKFDFRSYTLIIALVLIALIFGILTDGEFLTSRNLSNLFMQMSVISILAIGMTLVIIAGHIDLSVGSVVGLTGGIAAILQVWYGWGTVSVIIVAIIVGALIGLWQGWWVSYRNVPAFIVTLGGMLIFRGILIGISNGETIAPLNKSFEAIGNSYLPYVIGYVLAIISIIMLFVFVNRNRKKRQLLGLTVNTKVNDYGKATIYSLCILVLVYMLNRYYGIPIPMLVVVLFAIIFVFIAVKTPFGRYIYAIGGNIEAAALSGINIKRIVLAIFILMGALSGVAGIILTSRLNAATVSSGEMYELDAIAACVIGGTSLMGGRGNIIGAIIGALIMASIDNGMSMMNIETFWQFIVKGLILIIAVWIDISSKSRTN; the protein is encoded by the coding sequence ATGAAAAGCTCGGTTTCTTTTCAAGCACCCGTGGATTCAGGAAAATTGAGAAGGATGCGTTCAAAATTTGATTTTCGCTCTTATACGCTTATCATTGCCCTTGTTCTTATAGCGCTTATTTTTGGAATATTAACAGATGGAGAGTTCCTAACATCGCGTAATTTGTCCAACTTATTTATGCAAATGTCTGTGATCTCGATTTTAGCTATCGGAATGACACTAGTTATTATAGCAGGGCATATTGATTTATCTGTAGGTTCGGTCGTTGGATTAACAGGAGGAATTGCAGCAATTTTACAAGTTTGGTATGGATGGGGAACTGTTTCTGTTATTATTGTTGCAATTATTGTCGGTGCATTGATAGGACTTTGGCAGGGTTGGTGGGTTTCTTATCGTAATGTGCCCGCGTTTATTGTTACGCTAGGCGGCATGCTGATTTTTAGGGGAATTTTAATTGGGATTAGTAACGGAGAGACTATTGCCCCGTTGAATAAAAGTTTTGAAGCGATTGGGAATAGTTATCTTCCTTATGTAATTGGTTATGTATTAGCAATAATCAGTATTATTATGCTATTTGTTTTTGTTAATAGAAACCGTAAAAAAAGGCAGTTATTAGGGTTAACTGTCAATACCAAGGTTAATGATTATGGAAAAGCGACGATTTACTCATTGTGCATTTTGGTATTAGTTTACATGTTAAACCGCTACTACGGTATTCCGATCCCAATGCTTGTCGTCGTTCTATTTGCGATCATCTTTGTTTTTATCGCGGTCAAAACTCCATTTGGAAGATACATTTACGCAATTGGCGGGAATATTGAGGCAGCAGCCCTCTCGGGGATAAATATCAAACGTATTGTACTTGCTATATTTATTTTAATGGGAGCGCTTTCCGGAGTGGCAGGTATTATTTTAACGAGCAGATTGAATGCGGCAACAGTAAGTAGTGGGGAAATGTATGAGTTAGATGCCATCGCTGCCTGTGTCATTGGGGGCACGAGCCTAATGGGCGGAAGAGGAAATATAATAGGAGCTATTATTGGCGCCCTCATTATGGCTAGCATCGATAATGGGATGAGCATGATGAACATTGAAACCTTTTGGCAATTTATTGTAAAAGGATTGATTCTTATTATTGCAGTCTGGATTGATATATCGAGTAAAAGCCGGACTAACTAA
- a CDS encoding LacI family DNA-binding transcriptional regulator — MKVTIYDVAKQAGVSISTVSRVINNTGRISEKTRKKVLEVMKELHYQPSIVASALTGKRTRTIGLIIPDVANPFFSEIARKVEDRGRELGFNVLMCNTDNNPDTEEMYLSLLRQKSVDGIIIGTTTKNYTVLNQLLHEKFPLAFIAQDIPELAINVVRVDDFLGGYQAVSHLVSLGHKKIAIMLGNLSRTSDKYRLQAYRQVMEENGLKYEEKWIVYTDYSMRDGKRAALELLQSSQKPTAIFACFDSLAIGVYQAAKELGLQIPDDLSIVGFDNTILSTIVDPPLTTVAQPIDEMGRQVVDLLIDEIEGNNNTKQRIILPPELIIRQSTKLL, encoded by the coding sequence ATGAAAGTAACGATTTATGATGTGGCGAAACAAGCTGGTGTATCTATATCAACTGTATCAAGAGTGATTAATAACACGGGACGTATTAGTGAAAAGACAAGAAAAAAAGTATTAGAAGTGATGAAAGAATTGCACTATCAACCTAGTATAGTGGCTTCTGCGTTAACTGGAAAACGGACCCGTACAATTGGACTTATTATTCCTGATGTAGCTAATCCATTTTTTTCTGAAATTGCCAGGAAAGTAGAAGACCGCGGAAGAGAACTAGGATTTAATGTGTTAATGTGTAATACAGATAATAATCCAGATACAGAAGAAATGTATCTTTCTCTCCTAAGACAAAAAAGTGTGGATGGAATTATTATTGGAACGACAACAAAAAACTACACAGTTTTAAATCAATTGCTACACGAAAAATTCCCGTTAGCTTTTATTGCTCAAGATATTCCTGAATTAGCTATTAATGTTGTTAGAGTTGATGATTTCTTAGGCGGATACCAAGCTGTATCGCATTTAGTATCTTTAGGTCACAAAAAGATTGCCATTATGTTGGGAAATTTAAGCAGAACAAGCGATAAATATCGTCTTCAAGCTTATCGTCAGGTAATGGAAGAGAATGGATTAAAATACGAAGAAAAATGGATCGTTTATACAGACTATTCAATGAGAGATGGAAAAAGAGCAGCGTTAGAGTTGCTTCAGTCTTCACAAAAACCAACTGCTATTTTTGCATGCTTTGATTCTTTAGCCATTGGTGTTTATCAAGCTGCAAAGGAATTGGGACTTCAAATTCCAGATGATTTATCTATTGTAGGTTTTGACAACACGATATTGTCTACAATTGTTGATCCTCCATTAACGACAGTAGCACAGCCTATTGACGAAATGGGACGGCAAGTAGTTGATTTGTTGATTGATGAGATAGAAGGAAACAATAATACAAAACAGCGGATTATTTTACCACCAGAATTAATCATAAGGCAATCTACAAAATTATTATAA
- the xylA gene encoding xylose isomerase: MPYFNNISTISYEGPTSKNPLAFKFYNPEEKVGDKTMEEHLRFSVAYWHTFTGDGSDPFGAGNMIRPWNKYSGMDLAKARVEAAFEFFEKLNVPFFCFHDVDIAPEGETLKETYKNLDIIVDMIEEYMKTSKTKLLWNTANLFTHPRFVHGAATSCNADVFAYAAAKVKKGLEIAKRLGAENYVFWGGREGYETLLNTDMKLELDNLARFLHMAVDYAKEIGFEGQFLIEPKPKEPTKHQYDFDVATALAFLQTYGLKDYFKFNIEANHATLAGHTFEHELRVARIHGMLGSVDANQGDMLLGWDTDEFPTDLYSTTLAMYEILKNGGLGRGGLNFDAKVRRGSFEPEDLFYAHIAGMDSFAVGLKVAYRLMEDRVFDEFIEERYKSYTEGIGREIVEGTADFHKLEAHALQLGEIQNQSGRQERLKTLLNQYLLEVCATR; this comes from the coding sequence ATGCCTTATTTCAACAACATCAGCACCATATCCTATGAAGGACCAACGTCTAAAAATCCGCTTGCGTTTAAGTTTTACAATCCAGAAGAAAAAGTCGGCGATAAAACGATGGAAGAGCACTTGCGCTTTTCAGTTGCGTATTGGCATACGTTTACAGGGGATGGATCGGATCCGTTTGGGGCAGGCAATATGATCCGTCCATGGAACAAATACAGCGGAATGGACTTAGCCAAAGCGCGTGTAGAGGCTGCTTTTGAGTTTTTTGAAAAATTAAATGTCCCATTCTTCTGTTTCCATGATGTGGATATCGCGCCAGAAGGGGAAACATTAAAAGAAACATATAAAAATTTGGATATTATCGTAGACATGATTGAAGAATATATGAAAACAAGCAAAACGAAGCTGCTTTGGAATACGGCGAATTTATTTACCCATCCTCGCTTTGTCCATGGCGCCGCCACTTCTTGCAACGCCGATGTATTTGCCTATGCAGCGGCCAAAGTAAAAAAAGGGTTGGAAATTGCGAAACGATTAGGAGCGGAAAACTACGTATTTTGGGGCGGACGAGAAGGGTATGAAACGCTATTAAATACCGATATGAAACTAGAGCTGGACAACTTAGCCCGCTTCTTGCATATGGCGGTGGATTATGCAAAAGAAATTGGGTTTGAGGGGCAATTTCTAATTGAGCCGAAGCCGAAAGAGCCGACGAAACATCAATATGACTTTGACGTTGCGACAGCGTTGGCATTTTTACAAACATACGGACTAAAAGATTACTTTAAGTTCAATATCGAAGCAAACCATGCAACGTTAGCGGGACATACGTTTGAACATGAATTGCGGGTAGCGCGCATTCATGGGATGTTAGGTTCTGTTGACGCAAACCAAGGAGATATGTTGTTAGGATGGGATACGGACGAATTCCCGACAGATTTATATTCTACTACGCTTGCCATGTACGAAATTTTGAAAAACGGCGGCCTTGGCCGTGGCGGATTGAATTTTGATGCTAAAGTAAGAAGAGGATCATTTGAACCGGAAGATTTGTTCTACGCTCATATCGCTGGAATGGACAGCTTTGCTGTTGGATTAAAAGTCGCTTATCGATTAATGGAAGACCGCGTTTTTGATGAGTTTATTGAAGAACGGTACAAAAGTTATACAGAAGGAATTGGACGGGAAATCGTCGAAGGAACCGCCGACTTCCATAAATTAGAAGCTCATGCTTTGCAACTAGGAGAAATCCAAAATCAATCGGGCAGACAAGAACGATTAAAAACATTGCTTAACCAATACTTGCTTGAAGTTTGCGCAACCCGTTAA
- a CDS encoding helix-turn-helix domain-containing protein, producing the protein MDKSDAKYKSYSFKFKLHAVTMYLNEQLGYRKVAKRMGIKDPKRVRIWVKNYQQYGEEGLKERRGKTISSKRGRPRKKPLTVEEENRKLKAENEFLKKLIALKRR; encoded by the coding sequence TTGGATAAATCAGATGCAAAATACAAAAGCTATAGTTTTAAATTTAAATTACATGCAGTGACGATGTATTTGAATGAACAATTAGGGTATCGGAAAGTAGCCAAGAGAATGGGGATCAAAGATCCTAAAAGGGTACGCATTTGGGTAAAGAACTATCAACAGTATGGAGAAGAAGGACTAAAAGAACGTAGAGGAAAAACCATTTCCTCTAAACGGGGCCGCCCAAGAAAGAAGCCATTAACAGTAGAAGAAGAAAATCGAAAACTAAAAGCAGAAAATGAATTCTTAAAAAAGCTTATTGCCTTGAAAAGGAGGTGA
- the iolG gene encoding inositol 2-dehydrogenase yields MTVRCAVLGLGRLGHHHAKNLATHQISGAQLVSVVDPMEGRAEQFAKDFGIEHWTKNPDEVFEDPRIDAVIIVTPTSTHAEMIQRAAKNGKAIFVEKPLTQSLEEADEIIQTIKQYNVICQVGFMRRFDPAYVEAKRRIEAGDIGKPIYFKGITRDAGSPPAEFIKHSGRVFLDVSIHDYDIARFLMGAEITSVSAHGRVLLHPFMEAFKDVDQAITYVHFDSGAAGDIEASRNSPYGHDIRTEIIGTEGSLFIGTLRNQNVTLLNSKGSTYEIIPDFQTRFNDAYRLELVHFIECVQNNQIPKVTEIDGKVNLKIAIAATESFDSGRAVHIKKEHLEKSY; encoded by the coding sequence ATGACGGTTCGATGTGCTGTTCTTGGCTTAGGACGGTTAGGTCATCATCATGCCAAAAATTTAGCCACCCATCAGATTAGTGGTGCTCAATTGGTCAGTGTTGTTGATCCAATGGAAGGTCGTGCAGAGCAATTTGCTAAAGATTTCGGTATTGAACATTGGACTAAAAATCCAGATGAAGTATTTGAAGACCCTCGCATTGATGCAGTTATTATTGTTACTCCAACAAGTACCCATGCTGAGATGATTCAACGAGCAGCGAAAAATGGAAAAGCTATATTCGTAGAAAAGCCGCTTACTCAAAGTTTAGAAGAAGCGGATGAAATCATTCAAACTATTAAACAGTATAATGTCATCTGTCAAGTTGGATTTATGAGAAGATTTGATCCTGCATATGTCGAGGCAAAGCGAAGAATCGAAGCGGGGGATATTGGGAAGCCGATCTATTTTAAAGGGATTACTCGCGATGCTGGTTCCCCGCCTGCGGAATTTATTAAACATAGCGGTCGGGTGTTTTTGGATGTTTCTATTCATGATTATGATATTGCAAGATTTTTAATGGGAGCTGAAATTACTTCCGTTTCTGCGCATGGAAGGGTGTTATTGCATCCATTTATGGAAGCGTTTAAGGATGTGGATCAAGCGATTACGTACGTACACTTTGATTCTGGTGCAGCCGGAGATATCGAGGCAAGTCGCAACTCGCCTTATGGTCATGATATTCGCACTGAAATTATTGGTACGGAAGGTTCGCTTTTTATTGGGACTCTTCGAAATCAAAATGTAACGTTATTAAATTCGAAAGGCAGCACGTATGAGATTATTCCAGACTTTCAAACGAGATTTAATGATGCTTATCGTTTAGAACTTGTTCATTTTATTGAATGTGTTCAAAATAATCAAATTCCAAAAGTAACCGAAATAGATGGAAAGGTGAATTTAAAAATTGCTATTGCAGCGACGGAGTCATTTGATAGCGGCAGAGCGGTTCATATCAAGAAAGAACATCTAGAAAAAAGTTATTAA
- a CDS encoding Gfo/Idh/MocA family oxidoreductase: MSKKQVRIGMVGYKFMGKAHSHAFRDIPFFFDTEVVPVLQAIAGRDEQGVKQAAEKLGWESYETDWRRLIERDDIDVIDIVTPNNTHAEIAIAAAKAGKHVICEKPLALTLEQSLEMLEAVNKSGVVHMVCHNYRFAPAVQFAKQLIAQGKLGKIYHIRATFLQDWLMDPGFPLIWRLKKEISGSGTLGDIGAHIIDLARFLVGEFSEVIGMMETFIKKRPLGDMDLHLKGRVESGKWGEVDVDDAVAFLARFENGALGVFEATRFSRGNRAGNRFEINGERGSIRWDMENMNNLQVYLEDDERGLQGFRTINCTEVEHPYASAYWPAGHIIGYEHTFINLLSEMMNGIAGGYSPAPNFEDGVRNQAVLEAVERSVQTNKWIKVSELLESSQLKTN, translated from the coding sequence ATGAGTAAAAAACAAGTTCGCATTGGAATGGTCGGATATAAATTTATGGGAAAAGCCCATAGTCATGCTTTTCGTGATATTCCATTTTTCTTTGACACCGAGGTTGTTCCGGTTTTACAGGCTATAGCCGGAAGGGATGAACAAGGAGTAAAACAAGCAGCTGAAAAATTGGGGTGGGAATCGTACGAAACTGATTGGCGGCGTCTTATCGAGCGTGATGATATTGATGTTATTGATATCGTTACGCCGAATAATACGCATGCTGAAATTGCGATTGCTGCAGCCAAAGCAGGAAAACACGTTATTTGTGAGAAACCACTAGCGTTAACGTTGGAACAATCGTTAGAGATGCTTGAGGCGGTCAATAAATCTGGTGTCGTGCATATGGTTTGCCACAATTATCGGTTTGCGCCCGCTGTACAGTTTGCAAAACAACTAATTGCACAAGGTAAGTTAGGGAAAATCTATCATATTCGTGCTACGTTTCTACAAGATTGGCTTATGGATCCCGGTTTTCCATTAATATGGAGACTTAAGAAAGAAATTTCTGGATCAGGTACTCTTGGGGACATTGGGGCACATATCATTGATTTGGCACGTTTCTTAGTTGGAGAGTTTAGTGAAGTAATAGGAATGATGGAAACTTTTATTAAAAAGCGACCATTAGGTGATATGGATCTCCATTTGAAAGGGCGCGTAGAAAGCGGAAAATGGGGAGAAGTTGATGTAGATGATGCAGTTGCGTTTTTAGCACGTTTTGAAAATGGGGCGTTAGGTGTATTTGAGGCAACTCGCTTTAGCAGAGGAAATCGTGCAGGGAATCGATTCGAAATTAATGGGGAAAGAGGCTCTATTCGTTGGGATATGGAAAATATGAACAACTTGCAAGTCTATTTAGAAGATGACGAGCGTGGTTTACAAGGATTCCGGACAATTAACTGCACAGAAGTAGAACACCCATATGCATCAGCGTATTGGCCGGCTGGCCATATTATCGGTTATGAGCACACGTTTATTAACCTATTGTCTGAAATGATGAATGGAATTGCAGGTGGATACAGCCCTGCCCCTAACTTCGAAGATGGTGTTCGCAATCAAGCAGTATTAGAAGCTGTTGAACGTTCTGTACAAACAAACAAATGGATAAAAGTATCTGAATTATTAGAATCATCACAATTGAAAACGAATTGA